One Microplitis demolitor isolate Queensland-Clemson2020A chromosome 2, iyMicDemo2.1a, whole genome shotgun sequence DNA segment encodes these proteins:
- the LOC128667381 gene encoding histone H3, which produces MARTKQTARKSTGGKAPRKQLATKAARKSAPATGGVKKPHRYRPGTVALREIRRYQKSTELLIRKLPFQRLVREIAQDFKTDLRFQSSAVMALQEASEAYLVGLFEDTNLCAIHAKRVTIMPKDIQLARRIRGERA; this is translated from the coding sequence ATGGCTCGTACTAAGCAAACTGCGCGTAAGTCAACTGGTGGAAAGGCTCCACGTAAACAACTGGCTACCAAAGCTGCTCGTAAGAGTGCGCCAGCAACCGGAGGAGTCAAGAAGCCTCATCGTTACCGTCCAGGCACAGTAGCTCTCCGTGAAATCCGTCGTTACCAAAAGAGCACGGAACTTCTCATCCGTAAACTACCATTCCAACGTCTGGTTCGTGAAATCGCTCAAGATTTCAAAACTGATCTGAGATTCCAGAGCTCAGCTGTGATGGCTCTCCAGGAAGCCAGCGAAGCCTACTTGGTGGGTCTCTTCGAAGATACCAACCTCTGTGCCATCCACGCCAAACGTGTCACCATCATGCCCAAGGACATCCAGTTGGCTCGTCGTATCCGAGGAGAACGTGCCTAA
- the LOC128667364 gene encoding histone H4 has protein sequence MTGRGKGGKGLGKGGAKRHRKVLRDNIQGITKPAIRRLARRGGVKRISGLIYEETRGVLKVFLENVIRDAVTYTEHAKRKTVTAMDVVYALKRQGRTLYGFGG, from the coding sequence ATGACTGGCCGTGGTAAAGGAGGAAAAGGATTGGGAAAAGGAGGAGCCAAGCGTCATCGTAAAGTTCTTCGTGACAACATCCAgggaatcaccaaaccagcGATCCGTCGTCTGGCTCGTCGTGGTGGTGTCAAGCGTATCTCAGGTCTGATCTACGAAGAGACCCGTGGAGTTCTCAAGGTCTTTCTTGAAAATGTCATTCGTGACGCTGTCACCTACACCGAGCACGCCAAGCGTAAGACTGTCACCGCCATGGACGTTGTCTACGCTCTGAAACGTCAAGGCCGTACTCTTTACGGTTTTGGAggttaa
- the LOC103573495 gene encoding histone H2A — protein sequence MSGRGKGGKAKGKSKTRSSRAGLQFPVGRIHRMLRKGNYAERVGAGAPVYLAAVMEYLAAEVLELAGNAARDNKKTRIIPRHLQLAIRNDEELNKLLSGVTIAQGGVLPNIQAVLLPKKTEKSSS from the coding sequence ATGTCTGGTCGTGGTAAAGGAGGAAAGGCAAAGGGCAAGTCAAAGACCCGTTCAAGCCGTGCTGGACTCCAGTTTCCAGTTGGTCGTATCCATCGTATGTTGCGCAAAGGCAACTACGCAGAACGTGTTGGTGCTGGAGCTCCAGTCTACCTCGCAGCTGTCATGGAATATCTGGCTGCTGAAGTTCTCGAGTTGGCAGGCAACGCCGCCCGTGACAACAAGAAGACTCGTATCATCCCACGTCATCTCCAACTGGCCATCCGTAACGATGAAGAATTGAACAAACTTCTCTCAGGAGTCACCATCGCTCAAGGTGGAGTTCTGCCCAACATTCAAGCTGTCTTGTTGCCAAAGAAGACCGAGAAAAGCAGTTCCTAA